The Aphelocoma coerulescens isolate FSJ_1873_10779 chromosome 2, UR_Acoe_1.0, whole genome shotgun sequence genome contains a region encoding:
- the LOC138105002 gene encoding mediator of RNA polymerase II transcription subunit 15-like isoform X3, giving the protein MKTMAEIVFVKADVREMFEIPLKKYFKPQRKRRRILENPQLRRKLWCYRMKMIKRELCRSWHQEMVQVDGSPEGPQPQEVVKEQVQVDESPEGTQQLCSPVQLEQGDQPSAAQLLPSAQEPQGGNGIHVQAQRQPVQGVMAPNTGPKPTDPGWEFPKVTVKVQPQNMSQGWESPEVTVQVQPQKPSPRWEAPAVTVQVQLQQRGPGPSLPQVTVQVQPQEWGQGTGGIKVTVQLQLGCDPEEVSCLQNQGEEVLDNQEQWTPKQNQGETMTRSEGKRELAVMELLPQGVLSQKQDQEVAKCQQDQSQEERAEVVELHDMQAEDKANLNGIVTEEQLQDQSQEQEQLKADLLPQEEGQKSTEMREEQGDIQEGPRGMVKDQKEDLGQELSKKRPREAPNYFVAIPITDDQVLDRIEDVQELIFSKEPDLSRALLPVQTMHLTILVAHLGTEEEVKKAVLALKQSKTKVEDILQGKDLNLTFHGIGEFNNQVLYVKMLEEDQKMLSRIAEAVEECFIKMNLNISGSKDFKPHLTFLKLSKASRLRRREYYLYL; this is encoded by the exons ATGAAAACAATGGCAGAGATTGTTTTTGTCAAAGCTGATGTCAGAGAGATGTTTGAAA ttcctTTAAAAAAGTACTTCAAGCCccaaagaaagaggaggaggatctTGGAGAATCCCCAACTTAGAAGAAAGCTTTGGTGTTATAGGATGAAGATGATAAAACGAGAGTTGTGCAGGAGTTGGCATCAAGAGATGGTTCAGGTGGATGGTAGTCCAGAGGGACCTCAGCCTCAAGAGGTGGTCAAGGAACAGGTTCAGGTGGATGAAAGCCCAGAAGGAACTCAGCAACTCTGCTCACCAGTACAGCTGGAGCAAGGAGACCaaccctcagcagcacagctacTGCCTTCTGCTCAAGAGCCCCAGGGAGGGAATGGCATCCATGTGCAGGCACAGAGGCAGCCTGTGCAAGGAGTCATGGCCCCAAACACGGGACCAAAACCAACTGATCCAGGGTGGGAGTTCCCAAAAGTGACTGTGAAGGTGCAGCCCCAGAACATGAGCCAGGGGTGGGAGTCCCCAGAGGTGACTGTGCAGGTGCAGCCTCAGAAGCCAAGCCCAAGATGGGAGGCCCCAGCAGTGACTGTGCAGGTGCAGCTACAGCAGCGGGGCCCAGGGCCATCTCTCCCACAAGTAACTGTACAGGTACAGCCCCAGGAGTGGGGACAAGGCACTGGTGGCATCAAGGTCACGGTGCAGCTGCAGTTGGGCTGTGACCCAGAAGAGGTATCCTGTCTCCAGAACCAAGGTGAGGAAGTGTTAGATAATCAAGAACAGTGGACCCCAAAACAAAATCAGGGAGAGACAATGACAAGGTCTGAAGGTAAGAGAGAGCTTGCTgtgatggagctgctgccacaggggGTTCTGAGCCAAAAGCAGGATCAAGAAGTGGCAAAAtgccagcaggaccagagccAAGAGGAAAGAGCAGAAGTGGTGGAGCTGCATGACATGCAGGCTGAAGACAAAGCCAACCTGAATGGGATTGTGAcagaggagcagctgcaggaccaGAGCCAAGAGCAGGAACAGCTAAAAGCAGACCTGCTTCCACAAGAAGAAGGCCAAAAAAGTACAGAGATGAGAGAGGAGCAAGGTGATATCCAAGAAGGGCCCAGGGGGATGGTGAAAGACCAGAAGGAAGACCTAGGACAAGAACTGTCTAAGAAACGTCCAAGAGAGGCTCCAAATTATTTTGTAGCTATTCCAATAACAGATGATCAG GTTTTGGACAGAATTGAAGATGTCCAAGAACTCATATTCTCTAAAGAGCCTGACCTGTCAAGAGCTCTTCTTCCTGTTCAAACTATGCACCTTACTATATTAGTAGCTCATCTGGGAACagaagaagaagtaaaaaa GGCTGTTCTGGCACTGAAGCAAAGCAAGACTAAAGTGGAAGACATCTTGCAGGGTAAAGACCTTAATTTGACATTCCATGGGATCGGAGAGTTTAATAACCAAGTGCTATATGTGAAAATGTTGGAGGAAGACCAGAAAATGCTGAGCAGAATTGCAG